The sequence TCCCAGTAATTGATGATTTAGAGGTCAACTTAGCTGCACGTTATGATGACTTTAGTGACTTTGGTAGTACATTTAATCCTGCATTAAAAATGAGCTACCGTCCAATCGATTCGTTATTGCTAAGAGCATCTATAGGTACAGGTTTCCAAGCGCCACTATTAACAGATTTATACGGTTTAAAATCTCGCGGTCATTTAGAAGACGAAACTAACTATATTGCTTGTTATCAAGAAGGTATTTCAATCGAAGATTGTGATTACAAAGATAGCTATTGGGGTACGTCAGGCGGTAATGAAGATTTACAGCCGGAAGAATCTGAAAATACAAATATTGGTTTTGTTTGGGAGTTTGCTGATGGTTGGTCAACAACAGTTGATTATTGGACATTAGATGTTGATCAGCGCGTTTCAACAATTGATGAAGAATTGATTCAAATAATGCAAATTAACCTTTGGGAAACAGAAGGTCCAAATGCAGACATTTCAAGTCAATTACCTGGAGTCGCTATTTCTTATCAAGGTAGTGCGAATAATATAGATGAAATCATTAGTCCAAGAACAAATTCAGGTACACGTGAAACAGCAGGTACAGATATCACAGTTCGCGGTAATATTGAAACTTCTTCTGGTGATTTTACTGTAGATTTAAACTGGACTCATATGATGAAATTTAAAACAAGTTTCATTGATGAAAATGGAGATATTGTATTAGGTCAAGATGAGTTAGGTGCATTATTTAGACCTGAAGATCGTGTAACTCTGCAATTAGGTTGGACACTAGATTCACATAATGTTGCTTTATCATCAACTTACCTTTCTGCAATGGAAGATACAGCTGAAACTGTTGTAGATGGTGTTACAAGTGTTGAGGTTACTGATACATTGGATAGCTACTTAAGCCATAACCTTTCATACACATATTACACACCTTGGAATAGTAAAGTTTCTTTAGGTATTTTAAACCTATTGGAACAAACTCCGCCTAGATCTGAAAGTGATCCACGTAGTCCAGTACCTTCACTATATGATATTCGTGAACGTGTATTCACAGTTGGTTTCACTCAAACTTTCTAAGTTTTCTGTTTAACAAACTTTAGTCTTAGTTCTTCCCTGGATTATAGACACCCCAAGCCTAGCTTTTAGCTAGGCTTTTTTGGTTTTTATCTGTTATTAAACAATTGGTATAAGTTCTTAAAAAATCGGTGCAATTTAAATTTAACTAAATACAATGTCCCCATAATATGATTTTTAATCAAAAAGAAAAAAATGTCTCAATTATTCTTAAAAGAAAAAGAGTTATACAATCAAACTTTTAATAACGTAACTTGTAGTGAATTATCATTAACAGGTAACGTTTTTGATTCCTGTGAGTTTGTATCGTGTGATTTTAGTAGTGCGGTATTTAAAAGTTGTGAATTTATTGATTGCAACTTCGATAAATGTAATCTCAATTCATTATCGGTGAGCAATAGTAAGTTTTCTGATGTTGTATTTACTGAATGTAAAATGCTTGGTGTTGATTGGACTAAAGCTTATTGGCGCGATTTAGCATTGGGCTCATTATTAAAATTTAATCAGTGTATGATCAATTCAAGTTCCTTTTATGGTCTAAGTCAAGCCGAAATAGCAATAAAAGCATGTAGAGCACATGATGTTGATTTTCGAGAAGCTGACTTTACTAAGGCTAACTTTCAAGATACAGATTTAAATAATAGCTTATTTTCAAATACGAATTTAACCGGTGCAAAATTTGCGGGGGCGATTAATTACGATATTAATATTAATAGAAACAAAGTAGAAAATGCGAGCTTTAGCAGATACGAAGCAGTAAGGTTATTATATGCTTTGGGAATTAATTTAGTAGATTAAAAAATGAAGCGAATACTAAAAACTTACTTAAAAATAAAGGTGTTCCCCAAGACGCGGTTTCAAGTATTGGTCCTGAACCCAATGGCTCAGGTCGGAGCTCAGATGCCTTCCGTAGGCTTCTCGGTACATGCCAAGCTTGCTCAATAGAAGGTTAACTGAATTCCTGGTAAAAAGTTTATCGGCTCAGGGACGTAACTCGTACACCAACACCACAGGGAACAATTTAAGTATATATGAGTCGTAGCAAACCTCTACATTTTTTTTCAAAAAATTGATCTGAATGCTACTAATATAAACAAATGGTTGTTTATTTATTCAAGCTACTGCAATTTAGTGGTTTTGCGCTTTACCCAGTGGTAGCATTAATACATATTCAGTGCACAAATTCAGGTTTAAAATCCGTCATGAGTCAAATTCAAGATTATCAAGAAGTCCAGCAAGTATTAGAGCAAAATGAAATTCATATCATGCCGTCTGAAGTACATGGTGTAATTAGCGGCTTATTAGCATGTGGTTTAGATATTCAAAGTGATGAGTATTTACAAATATTGAGCGATGTATTTAACGAAGGGCAAAATTTTAATAGTGAATTAAAGTCTTTTTTTGCTGACTTTTATAAATTAGTCACATCAAACTTAGATAAAGATGATCTGTCGTTTGAACTATACCTGCCTCATGAAGATGAATCTCAAGCGGATCAAGCCAATGCTTTAGTAGCTTGGGTATCTGGTTTTTTATTAGGTTTTGGTTTAAAACAAAAAAATTACGTTAAATTATCACCAGATGTAAAAGAAGTGATCACTGACTTTACTGAGATCAGTAAATTAGATACCCACTTTGATGAAACTGAAGATGATGCACAAGCTTTATATGAAATTATAGAGTATGCACGCATTTCAACATTATTATGTTTTGCAGAGCTAGGTAAAAAACAGCAAAGTTCAGCATCTCCAAGTAAAACATTGCATTAATTTAATTGCTTAAACTCCATATTAAGGCCACTAAGTGGTCTTTTACTTTGAGAAGTTTTCTAGCTGTATCAAAAAAGACTTTTGGAATAATAATGAACATAATCGAATTTAAAAATCGTCGAGACAATTTATTAAAAAAAATGGATACCAATTCAATCGCTATTATTCCTGCTGGCGTTGAATTAACACGTAGCAGAGATACTGAATTCCCATTTCGTCAAGACAGTGATTTTTTATATTTAACTGGTTTTTTAGAGCCAGAAGCTGTTTTAGTGTTATCTCCAAGTGCCAAAAATCAATCAACATTATTTTGTCGTAATAAAGATAAAATCGCTGAAATTTGGTGTGGCAGACGCGTTGGTCCTGAGCGTGCGCAATCAGATTTCTTATTCGATCAAACATTCCCATTATCTGAGCTAAAAGATACGTTACTGACTATAGTGAATGGTCATTCAACGCTTTATTACGGTCAAGGTACCTATGCTGAGTTTGATGAAAAAATTTGGCAATTGCTTAATACCTTAAGAGGCGGACCTAAAAAAGGTTATAAAGCCCCTGCAGTGATTAAAGATGTACGTAATTTAGTACATGAAATGCGCTTATTTAAATCAGAAAACGAAATTGAATTAATGCGTAAAGCTGCTGTGATAAGTGTGCAAGCACATATAAGAGCAATGAAATTTTCAAAAGCGGGTGCGTTTGAATTTCAATTAGAAGCAGAACTTCATCACCACTACGCAATGAACGGTGCGCGTTATCCTGCATACGGTACGATTGTTGGTTCTGGTGATAATGCCAATATTTTACATTACACAGAAAATTCAGGCGCATTAGTTGATGGCGATTTAGTTTTAATAGACTCGGGCTGTGAGCTTGAAGGTTATGCTGCTGATATTACACGTACTTTCCCAGTAAATGGCAAGTTTAGTGCGCCACAAAAACAGCTTTATCAACTTGTATTAGACGCACAAATTGCTGCTATGTCATTTTACAAGCCTGGCTTTACCTTAAAACAAGCATCTGTTGCTGCAACTGAAGTGCTGACTCAGGGCATGATAGATTTAGGTTTACTTGAAGGTGAGCTTGATGAGCTTATTAAAAGTGAAGCTTATAAAGCATTTTATATGCATGGTTTAGGGCACTGGTTAGGGTTAGATGTGCATGATGTTGGCGATTATAAACAAGACGAAAAAGAACGTATTTTTGAGCCAGGAATGGTATTAACCGTTGAGCCTGGTATTTATGTTGCGCAAGACGCTAAAGCACCAGAGCAATTCAAAGGCATAGGTGTGCGTATTGAAGATAATATTTTGATAACACATGATGGTCATGAAAATTTAACGCAGTCTTTACCTAAAACTATCGCCCAAATCGAAAGCTTAATGGCTTAGTGGCAGGAGTGACAGTGCAAGATTTATCAAAAAGCACACATCATTTTGATGTTGTGATTGTAGGCGGTGGTTTAGTTGGCGCAACACAAGCTTTGTGTTTAGCTAAATCATGTCCGCAACTTAAAATCGCAGTTGTT is a genomic window of Pseudoalteromonas sp. '520P1 No. 423' containing:
- a CDS encoding pentapeptide repeat-containing protein produces the protein MSQLFLKEKELYNQTFNNVTCSELSLTGNVFDSCEFVSCDFSSAVFKSCEFIDCNFDKCNLNSLSVSNSKFSDVVFTECKMLGVDWTKAYWRDLALGSLLKFNQCMINSSSFYGLSQAEIAIKACRAHDVDFREADFTKANFQDTDLNNSLFSNTNLTGAKFAGAINYDININRNKVENASFSRYEAVRLLYALGINLVD
- a CDS encoding UPF0149 family protein, coding for MSQIQDYQEVQQVLEQNEIHIMPSEVHGVISGLLACGLDIQSDEYLQILSDVFNEGQNFNSELKSFFADFYKLVTSNLDKDDLSFELYLPHEDESQADQANALVAWVSGFLLGFGLKQKNYVKLSPDVKEVITDFTEISKLDTHFDETEDDAQALYEIIEYARISTLLCFAELGKKQQSSASPSKTLH
- the pepP gene encoding Xaa-Pro aminopeptidase — translated: MNIIEFKNRRDNLLKKMDTNSIAIIPAGVELTRSRDTEFPFRQDSDFLYLTGFLEPEAVLVLSPSAKNQSTLFCRNKDKIAEIWCGRRVGPERAQSDFLFDQTFPLSELKDTLLTIVNGHSTLYYGQGTYAEFDEKIWQLLNTLRGGPKKGYKAPAVIKDVRNLVHEMRLFKSENEIELMRKAAVISVQAHIRAMKFSKAGAFEFQLEAELHHHYAMNGARYPAYGTIVGSGDNANILHYTENSGALVDGDLVLIDSGCELEGYAADITRTFPVNGKFSAPQKQLYQLVLDAQIAAMSFYKPGFTLKQASVAATEVLTQGMIDLGLLEGELDELIKSEAYKAFYMHGLGHWLGLDVHDVGDYKQDEKERIFEPGMVLTVEPGIYVAQDAKAPEQFKGIGVRIEDNILITHDGHENLTQSLPKTIAQIESLMA